TCCCACTCCTGCTGATGCCCGTCCACATCGTGTTCCTCGAGCTCGTCCTCCACCCGGCCATCTCGATCGTGTACGAGAAGGAGCCCGAGGAGACCGAGATCATGAGCCGTCGCCCGCGGGAGAAGAAGACGAAGCTCCTGCACCGCGGCGAGTTCCTCGACCTGATCGTGGTGGGGACGGTCCTCTTCCTGGCTACCCTCTTCGCGTACCTCGTCGCCCTGCCCTTCGGCGACACGTACGCCCGTAGCGTGGGCTTCAGCGTGATGATCGTCGGTCAGATCCTGCTCATCGTCACCACCTTGGCCCAACGGGGTGCGAAGATCGAGCGGTTGTTCGCGAACCGGTTCCTCGTCCCGACGATGGTCATCGCCCTTGGCGTGTACGGCCTCCTCATGTACGTGCCGGCGGCCGCGGAGTTCATGCGGCTCATGCCCCTGGGCCCCTTCGAGTGGGTCTGGATTGTAGGGATGGCCCTGCTCCCCTTCCTAGTCTCCGAGATTCTGAAGAAGAAGCCCTTGCTTCGCGAGGCGGCGAAGGGCGGCGTCGCCGGGTAGGACGGGTCGTCGTCGCGGACCCTTCCCATA
The nucleotide sequence above comes from Thermoplasmata archaeon. Encoded proteins:
- a CDS encoding cation-translocating P-type ATPase C-terminal domain-containing protein, with translation PLLLMPVHIVFLELVLHPAISIVYEKEPEETEIMSRRPREKKTKLLHRGEFLDLIVVGTVLFLATLFAYLVALPFGDTYARSVGFSVMIVGQILLIVTTLAQRGAKIERLFANRFLVPTMVIALGVYGLLMYVPAAAEFMRLMPLGPFEWVWIVGMALLPFLVSEILKKKPLLREAAKGGVAG